A genomic region of Runella slithyformis DSM 19594 contains the following coding sequences:
- the dcm gene encoding DNA (cytosine-5-)-methyltransferase, whose translation MESIQEKIRLPEITSRPPKGVNKEDLANKLAFLTHYLQTRDNGAASYFRKEAEEFLREFISEDMDIETAFDSVADDFTNIPFPAPEHPTFKFIDLFAGIGGFRMAFQNLGGKCVFTSEWSDSSKMTYAANFGEVPFGDITKIHESLIPDHNILLAGFPCQPFSIAGVSKKTSLGREHGFKDETQGTLFFDVARIIEHKRPQAFLLENVKNLVSHDKKRTFTIIRETLKELGYNLHCQIIDGKHFVPQHRERIFIVGFDEKVYNRDEDFQFPILPKPSSVLEDILLNDVPDKYTLTDNLWTYLQNYAQKHKEKGNGFGFGLAARDGIARTLSARYYKDGSEILIPQEPGQNPRRLTPRECARLQGFPDDFKIVVADTSAYKQFGNSVVRPLVEAIGENIVNIITKK comes from the coding sequence ATGGAATCAATTCAAGAAAAAATCAGGCTTCCCGAAATTACGAGTAGGCCGCCTAAAGGCGTAAATAAAGAAGATTTGGCCAACAAGCTGGCCTTTTTGACCCACTATCTGCAAACCCGTGACAATGGTGCGGCATCCTATTTTAGAAAAGAGGCAGAAGAATTTCTGAGAGAGTTCATTTCGGAAGATATGGACATTGAGACGGCCTTTGACAGTGTAGCTGATGACTTTACAAACATACCGTTTCCTGCTCCTGAACATCCAACCTTTAAATTCATTGACCTTTTTGCGGGTATCGGGGGGTTTAGAATGGCTTTCCAAAATCTTGGCGGTAAGTGCGTTTTTACTTCTGAGTGGAGTGATTCGTCAAAAATGACTTATGCGGCCAACTTTGGTGAAGTGCCTTTCGGAGACATTACTAAAATTCACGAGTCATTGATTCCTGATCATAATATACTTCTTGCGGGGTTTCCGTGCCAGCCGTTTTCCATTGCGGGGGTTTCTAAAAAAACCAGCCTCGGCCGTGAGCACGGATTTAAGGATGAGACGCAGGGAACGCTGTTTTTTGATGTGGCCAGAATCATTGAACATAAGCGCCCCCAGGCATTTTTGTTGGAGAATGTTAAGAACCTTGTTTCACATGACAAAAAGCGGACGTTTACCATTATTCGCGAAACGTTGAAAGAACTGGGTTACAACCTACACTGTCAGATAATTGATGGTAAACATTTTGTACCTCAGCACAGAGAACGGATTTTTATTGTCGGGTTTGACGAAAAGGTCTATAACCGTGATGAAGATTTTCAGTTTCCAATACTTCCAAAACCTTCCAGTGTATTGGAAGATATTCTTCTAAATGATGTACCTGATAAATACACACTGACGGATAACCTTTGGACCTATCTTCAAAATTATGCGCAGAAGCATAAAGAGAAAGGAAATGGTTTTGGTTTCGGACTTGCCGCACGCGACGGCATTGCGCGTACGCTGAGTGCAAGATATTATAAAGATGGGTCTGAAATATTAATACCACAGGAGCCAGGGCAAAATCCGCGTCGACTTACTCCCCGCGAATGTGCCCGTTTGCAGGGCTTTCCTGATGATTTTAAAATTGTAGTGGCTGATACCTCTGCTTACAAACAGTTTGGAAATTCGGTGGTCAGACCATTGGTTGAGGCCATTGGTGAAAACATCGTGAATATAATTACAAAGAAATGA
- a CDS encoding MvaI/BcnI family restriction endonuclease: MNLERLKNIMADNGCTKVFVKPLAPNDNSKNQVYLGGSDIFNLFPMSDITAESPGEWKRERFKATSDFAWIGEEGQLFKAPNAQFILYPKYPEVRFSGFLSKCVNAPSDLMTIRQAGRLLFLSVSNTGQILGFVTAPDSVLAREFLNVPSRQEGVFRTFELMKRDSKVILMKELSRIYQLGWIPSKRLDKYGAVLDCNAPNCGGYTLEAELGITPNGYSEPDFLGWEVKQFGVTNLKKPGNAVITLMTPEPTEGLYVSEGVEYFIRNYGYPDQNGREDRLNFGGVHKASIKHPRTSLTLELIGFDADAGKIKSAGGKIALVDEQGNEAAAWSFAALLQHWNRKHNQACYVPSKSETDPLRRYCYGNLVTLGVETDFQLFLAQMHLGNIYYDPGIKMENISVKPVVKRRSQFRMSSQYLGSLYKRNETVDVLGY, encoded by the coding sequence ATGAACCTCGAACGTTTGAAGAATATCATGGCCGATAACGGCTGTACGAAAGTTTTTGTAAAGCCATTAGCGCCCAATGATAATTCAAAGAATCAGGTGTACTTGGGCGGGTCTGATATTTTCAACCTGTTTCCAATGTCTGACATTACGGCCGAATCTCCGGGGGAGTGGAAGCGGGAACGCTTTAAAGCTACTTCAGATTTTGCATGGATCGGTGAGGAAGGCCAATTATTCAAGGCTCCAAACGCCCAATTTATTCTTTATCCAAAATACCCCGAGGTTCGTTTCTCGGGGTTTCTTTCTAAATGCGTAAATGCTCCTTCTGATTTGATGACAATCCGACAGGCGGGGCGTTTGCTTTTTCTTTCAGTATCGAATACTGGCCAGATTTTGGGGTTTGTAACGGCCCCTGATTCAGTACTGGCGCGGGAGTTTCTAAACGTGCCTTCCCGACAGGAAGGAGTATTCAGAACTTTTGAGTTAATGAAACGGGATAGTAAAGTTATCCTGATGAAAGAACTTTCCCGAATCTATCAACTTGGCTGGATTCCATCAAAACGTTTGGACAAATACGGTGCCGTTCTTGACTGTAATGCGCCCAACTGTGGCGGTTATACACTTGAGGCAGAATTGGGAATTACGCCAAACGGATATTCAGAACCCGATTTTTTGGGTTGGGAGGTCAAACAGTTTGGGGTTACTAACCTAAAAAAACCGGGAAATGCAGTGATTACTTTAATGACTCCTGAACCTACCGAAGGGCTGTATGTATCTGAAGGAGTTGAGTACTTTATCCGTAATTACGGCTATCCTGACCAAAACGGGAGAGAAGACCGTTTGAATTTTGGCGGTGTACACAAAGCATCGATCAAACATCCGCGTACCTCTTTAACGTTGGAGCTCATTGGCTTTGATGCCGATGCGGGGAAAATCAAAAGTGCCGGGGGAAAAATTGCGCTTGTTGACGAGCAGGGAAATGAAGCCGCCGCATGGTCCTTTGCGGCATTACTTCAGCATTGGAATCGTAAGCACAATCAGGCCTGTTATGTTCCGAGCAAATCCGAAACCGATCCACTAAGAAGGTATTGTTACGGCAATCTGGTTACGCTGGGCGTAGAAACCGACTTTCAGTTATTTTTGGCACAGATGCACTTGGGCAATATTTACTACGACCCGGGAATCAAAATGGAAAATATCTCCGTAAAACCTGTTGTGAAGCGCCGCAGTCAGTTCCGTATGAGCTCACAGTATTTGGGTTCATTGTATAAAAGAAATGAGACGGTAGATGTGTTGGGATATTGA
- a CDS encoding recombinase family protein: protein MDKAEVVNEFIEIESGKYISKRPILKAAIEYAQTHNAVLVVTKLDSLSRDVVHIFKYKNN, encoded by the coding sequence ATTGATAAAGCCGAAGTTGTTAACGAATTCATTGAAATCGAAAGCGGTAAATATATTTCAAAACGCCCTATTTTAAAAGCTGCTATTGAATACGCCCAGACTCATAATGCTGTTTTAGTAGTGACCAAGCTTGATTCTCTGAGCCGTGATGTAGTACACATTTTTAAATACAAAAACAATTAG
- a CDS encoding recombinase family protein: protein MSLSQIVEHLNNNGITTSTGRKFYKTSISRLV, encoded by the coding sequence ATGAGCTTAAGCCAAATAGTAGAGCATTTAAATAATAATGGCATCACTACTTCTACAGGTAGGAAATTTTACAAAACTTCTATTAGTAGGCTGGTATAA
- a CDS encoding ComEC/Rec2 family competence protein: MATNTALKVIKPTSPKILRTVFLYTGQGDSTIVAVPTGDGADDYEYILVDADLDKEEDEVNLIAMLKDLLGDEKLPKYFNTHPHKDHTGGIKEIYDEVGIIEVLHSNHRPTGEHAESFEELEYVLDKVGEENEFLLKGTNDLNKVRKHDDSELEKKIGLIDYQVFAPAEYVCEEIDEETEEVHYRRIHEQCAVFKFTYGGKSILFTGDANKAAWQDHITEYYADALKADVVNASHHGSRSTFKNGEDDEEPFKDHLDCIDADYLIVSAPKQKDSPHGHPHDDAMKIYKEYFAEESIYHLGENPCCVIVDIDANGNLSITEDNQLIAAYGKKSEEDEEKKSNNKQETNKRAAVLTELASNAKPWQRG; the protein is encoded by the coding sequence ATGGCGACCAATACTGCCCTGAAAGTTATTAAACCGACTTCTCCAAAAATTTTACGTACAGTATTTCTTTATACCGGTCAGGGAGATTCTACGATTGTAGCAGTTCCAACCGGCGACGGTGCAGATGACTATGAATATATCTTAGTCGATGCTGACTTGGATAAGGAAGAAGATGAGGTTAATTTAATTGCAATGTTAAAAGATCTCTTGGGTGATGAGAAACTGCCTAAGTACTTTAATACCCACCCTCATAAAGATCATACAGGTGGTATTAAAGAAATCTATGATGAGGTAGGTATCATTGAAGTGCTACACAGTAATCACCGACCTACCGGTGAACATGCTGAAAGTTTTGAAGAATTAGAATATGTCCTTGATAAGGTAGGCGAGGAAAATGAATTTTTGCTTAAGGGAACAAATGATTTAAATAAAGTCAGAAAACATGATGATTCAGAGTTAGAAAAGAAAATTGGTCTTATTGATTATCAGGTATTTGCGCCGGCGGAATACGTTTGTGAAGAGATCGATGAAGAAACTGAAGAAGTTCACTATAGACGGATTCATGAGCAATGTGCAGTTTTTAAATTTACCTATGGAGGAAAATCGATTCTTTTTACAGGGGATGCTAACAAAGCTGCCTGGCAGGATCATATTACCGAGTATTATGCCGATGCCTTAAAGGCCGATGTAGTTAATGCGAGTCATCACGGATCACGAAGTACATTTAAAAATGGTGAAGATGATGAAGAGCCCTTCAAAGATCATTTGGATTGTATCGATGCGGACTATCTGATTGTCAGTGCCCCTAAGCAGAAAGACAGCCCCCATGGCCACCCGCATGATGATGCGATGAAAATATATAAGGAATATTTTGCGGAAGAAAGTATCTATCATTTGGGTGAAAATCCATGTTGTGTAATAGTTGATATTGATGCAAATGGAAACCTCAGTATTACTGAAGATAATCAATTAATTGCTGCTTATGGAAAGAAAAGTGAAGAGGATGAAGAAAAGAAAAGCAATAATAAACAGGAAACAAATAAAAGGGCAGCTGTCTTAACAGAATTGGCTTCAAATGCTAAACCTTGGCAACGTGGATAA
- a CDS encoding SEC-C domain-containing protein — MDKLKKDIALTLEQYPKLELVEYEGKFPCLKGRIDIVNEGEVLEKFDVIIQYTEDFPYVYPKAYEVSGRFPIGDSGLHINYDGTLCLNVEQDESIQARNGISTLDFIKKVLIPNLAWRICRLEELTSDLQEHRHGVQGIIDSYAEKLRTSDVRKILILIGHAAINDLPDRNDICLCGSEKKYKLCHYTAIESIKLIKRDVLIKHFRDIKETLDE, encoded by the coding sequence GTGGATAAATTGAAAAAGGATATTGCTCTGACTTTAGAGCAATATCCTAAACTGGAACTGGTTGAATATGAGGGTAAATTCCCTTGCCTAAAAGGCCGGATTGATATTGTAAATGAAGGGGAAGTCTTAGAGAAGTTTGATGTAATCATTCAATATACGGAAGATTTTCCTTACGTCTATCCTAAAGCTTATGAGGTCAGTGGTCGCTTTCCAATCGGAGATTCTGGTCTTCATATCAACTATGACGGCACTTTATGCCTAAATGTAGAGCAAGATGAATCAATTCAGGCTCGAAACGGAATCTCTACTTTAGATTTTATTAAAAAAGTGCTTATTCCAAACTTGGCATGGAGAATCTGCCGACTAGAAGAGTTAACTTCTGATTTACAGGAACACCGGCATGGGGTCCAAGGTATTATTGATAGTTATGCAGAAAAACTTAGGACATCAGATGTACGAAAAATATTGATTCTTATTGGTCATGCAGCAATAAATGACCTACCGGATCGAAATGATATATGTCTTTGTGGCAGTGAGAAAAAATACAAACTGTGCCACTATACAGCGATTGAATCAATCAAATTGATAAAAAGAGATGTCTTGATAAAACATTTCAGGGATATTAAAGAAACTTTAGATGAATAA
- a CDS encoding ComEC/Rec2 family competence protein, whose translation MPRIHFLNVLEGDCNIIQHDSGRVTVMDVSNAYDSYDTPEEKAVKASQQRKEMLNRTNVPSGKTDYRQKQIPDNPIEYLKNNLNVSNIFRFIVTHPDMDHLDGIKDLYSAFSIQNMWDTDNDKYIDTNNYFAGYNKEDWKFYTQLRTGKIPNTQRCTFYAGDSNSFYAEDSIKILSPTPALVVNANRTKDYNDASYVLLFTSPKKGGGVWKFLFAGDSHDDSWNYILNNYRQDVSNVDVLFAPHHGRDSSRDYSFLKVLKPRLTLFGNADSKHLAYNCYPGPPTGIRITNNQAGYVILDVNESRLIVYVKHYDFARDFRSKRKWETPVYDKGFKAYPLFQFNA comes from the coding sequence ATGCCACGAATTCACTTTTTAAATGTATTGGAAGGAGACTGTAATATCATACAGCACGACTCTGGAAGAGTGACAGTTATGGATGTCAGTAATGCCTATGACAGTTATGATACTCCTGAAGAAAAGGCCGTTAAAGCCTCTCAGCAGCGGAAAGAGATGCTTAATCGAACGAATGTGCCTTCGGGAAAAACTGATTACAGACAGAAACAAATCCCTGATAATCCTATTGAGTATCTTAAAAACAATTTGAACGTATCAAATATATTCAGATTTATTGTCACTCATCCGGATATGGATCATTTAGATGGGATAAAAGATTTGTACAGCGCGTTTTCGATACAAAACATGTGGGATACTGATAATGATAAATATATAGATACCAATAATTACTTTGCCGGATATAATAAGGAAGACTGGAAATTTTATACCCAATTAAGAACCGGTAAGATTCCTAATACACAACGGTGCACATTTTATGCAGGTGATTCCAATTCATTTTATGCTGAGGATAGTATTAAAATTCTCAGTCCAACACCTGCATTAGTGGTAAATGCTAATCGTACGAAAGACTATAATGATGCTTCTTATGTACTATTGTTTACCTCGCCAAAGAAGGGGGGAGGGGTCTGGAAATTTTTATTTGCAGGGGACAGTCATGATGATTCTTGGAATTATATTCTTAACAATTATCGACAGGATGTATCAAATGTAGACGTGCTCTTTGCTCCTCATCATGGCAGAGATTCATCCAGAGATTATTCTTTTTTGAAAGTCCTAAAGCCTCGTTTAACACTTTTTGGAAATGCAGATTCCAAGCATTTGGCTTACAATTGCTACCCAGGACCTCCAACGGGAATTAGAATTACAAATAATCAGGCCGGTTATGTAATATTAGATGTTAATGAATCTAGGCTAATAGTATATGTTAAGCACTATGATTTTGCAAGAGATTTTAGAAGCAAAAGAAAATGGGAGACGCCTGTCTATGATAAAGGTTTTAAAGCTTATCCTTTATTTCAATTCAATGCATAG
- a CDS encoding ComEC/Rec2 family competence protein: MEKVIHKYNCIINALPVRCGDCLYINFLDNTSKISRHIIVDAGYSNTYHRTLKPIIDRLAKEGSEIDLFILTHTDGDHIGGMKPHIINFGVNGIKQFWFNYAPTPFTLKDGTDEVSIKQGINLRDYLLKFGKVNSSPILTGHVEKIGDGIITVLSPDNEQFNRFVEEWRNEEPYSEGDVAITTTTTDYSEPIADLIHNEYEPDSSWSNRSSIAFVLQLGSKKVMLTGDAHPDVIISALRTQGYTPDNPIQLELMKISHHGSKANTSDELIKLVDCQCFLISSNEGNKHSFPHKEALARVIWVTHQRRPKTPIHIYFTYNSSILKEIFSSEEQKEFMLICHYPETGNEGITITFCADE, from the coding sequence ATGGAAAAAGTCATCCATAAATATAATTGTATAATCAACGCATTGCCGGTCCGCTGCGGCGATTGTCTATATATTAATTTTTTAGATAATACATCTAAAATAAGCCGTCATATAATAGTTGATGCTGGTTACTCAAATACATATCATAGGACCTTAAAACCCATCATTGATAGATTGGCAAAAGAAGGATCCGAAATTGATTTATTCATTTTAACACATACTGACGGAGACCATATTGGGGGTATGAAACCTCATATAATAAATTTTGGAGTCAATGGGATTAAACAATTTTGGTTTAATTATGCACCTACTCCGTTTACGCTTAAAGATGGTACGGATGAAGTCAGTATCAAACAGGGTATTAACCTGAGAGATTATCTTCTAAAATTCGGAAAAGTAAATTCGTCTCCAATTTTAACAGGCCATGTGGAAAAAATTGGTGATGGTATAATTACGGTACTTTCGCCTGACAATGAGCAATTCAACCGTTTTGTTGAGGAATGGAGAAATGAAGAGCCATATTCTGAAGGTGATGTAGCTATTACTACAACAACTACGGACTATAGTGAACCTATCGCCGATTTGATTCATAATGAATATGAACCTGATTCCTCATGGAGCAATCGAAGCAGCATTGCTTTTGTGTTACAATTGGGCTCAAAAAAGGTCATGCTTACGGGCGATGCGCATCCTGATGTAATTATATCAGCTTTGAGGACACAAGGATATACACCCGATAACCCTATTCAGCTGGAATTAATGAAAATATCTCATCATGGTTCAAAAGCTAACACAAGCGATGAATTAATAAAACTCGTTGACTGTCAATGTTTTTTGATTAGTTCAAATGAAGGGAATAAACATAGTTTCCCTCATAAAGAAGCACTGGCTCGTGTCATATGGGTTACCCATCAGCGGAGACCGAAAACACCCATTCACATCTATTTTACATATAATAGTAGTATCTTGAAAGAGATCTTTTCATCGGAAGAACAGAAGGAATTTATGCTTATTTGTCATTATCCGGAAACCGGTAATGAAGGGATTACAATAACATTTTGTGCAGATGAATAA
- a CDS encoding S1 family peptidase, which translates to MNNTPLDPIANLSVRIATGKKVLGSGFIVYPEHGDTLYIVTARHCILNVAADEPILVEFYNYDQKQFLSHTAHPDSIYFGAEIDYDIAILFLPKDSISLLLISSRLVSSIPDSQKYFFRGFPNGHQGNKPVKIKVTHSLTSGLSTILDNELDRPEEHYTDADVNVAGFSGSGLVYEFGNQVFLAGVITHYDSKFNQFTAYNISQINELLIQNGYIPLLIENVKTNNNEEITESAFIIQNREALQQAEQLCKHFKTQQANILVESVYQSVEDSNLKGDIRNTLLAKTHYLKALIESDLEAGVDTNALLIQAYRLHQEKKEYRERAASAYYLKKDEPNAYKISANIIKEDPENVRAWVIMARLKPNLQVPDSVKASPIFKIGQVAHLANTGKRVSIERMMPLFSDELNNQPMPIMIDRSNIYYWNYVAQTAMHHCFQKEGRFIHLEKPDQFKNDELLKYACNLFDRICASVFGTDFQENEMFRVARFDYCICQYYLSVEPNEERQIAEEIFRLFVGDQTLTNAPFMRLRTPISELIPDRLCEVLIICLQQQKPQLVIQAIAKISDSDRPEIQMLLGKAYALNNQPDKTVDAYRRYLNLVDETIDQLTAATFLEVIKSLIIAGQPSDVILSWVIGEKTFTHSYVKYLLIAFCQSNDSSKQDVVKQAADKAKPYWDELIPMLKKALAVIYSDIKEWGTTKVLWKELVGNGTEESDILLVYLLTLYEEHIEFTELATWLAYWREHFSPNVGLTSREATIYRKLNNYSKLDEVANYGMNHFPDNSMFWLDRVRALHRLGDTDNLLPLLDQRLLTFKIPPEIRMSLAHVYIIHGKTEMGQEACYQVLKENWSNPKIKMAYFTLSAQYKVFANRPLPEIIQEGMVVLLAVEGKRQILELTFETLLYNPIAQKLIGLHINESIQYEEPFSDHPITYTIIQIFDKYQGQCAIITEEIQQKPHGMPIKSLALPKSEDPEELLSLMSATLGLRETERYFFNSEAKRDFADSKIGFIELAHRVFSGNPLATWEYVTSNYVDGFPIIPLVNVNKQQALPEINQETEFVLDFSSLLTIYHLVEKGRLCSFNKPFIVSQYVIDYIGFELEQAMHNQASGISLNFQGGRYIPYFHPEDLQERQIKFWSSLRDWVGDNCKPDYAWERLGWKWKDGKGDPDLLFSDQKMYISGFWDSLLLANRHNRLLITDDLFVFNKLPNHFVIPITTEWYLRDYHTLEYDFLWVELVRLNMRGLTVDGRQLFQTFYENRLSTLVTNDYLKARQNLALQYNPTILSPLEAIRFLKSVFVENLPIDYKRQQVRELFQVIFANTAPLTEKVLSLLLECINYQFHLLGNYGDLVKEEFYCCLNGSLSREGGLTG; encoded by the coding sequence ATGAATAATACCCCGTTGGACCCAATAGCTAACCTATCAGTAAGAATTGCAACAGGCAAAAAAGTATTAGGCAGTGGATTTATTGTGTATCCTGAGCATGGTGATACACTGTATATAGTAACTGCCCGTCATTGTATTCTAAATGTAGCTGCCGATGAGCCAATTCTGGTCGAATTCTATAACTATGACCAAAAACAATTTTTATCTCATACAGCTCATCCTGACAGTATCTATTTCGGGGCTGAAATAGATTATGATATAGCTATTTTATTTCTGCCAAAAGATTCTATTTCACTATTGCTAATCTCCAGTCGGTTAGTGTCTTCAATACCTGATAGTCAAAAATATTTTTTTAGGGGTTTCCCTAATGGACATCAGGGAAATAAACCAGTTAAAATCAAAGTCACACACTCATTAACCAGCGGATTATCAACTATATTAGATAATGAACTGGATAGACCTGAAGAACATTATACGGATGCTGATGTGAATGTAGCAGGGTTTTCAGGTAGCGGTTTAGTTTATGAATTTGGTAATCAGGTGTTTCTGGCGGGTGTTATTACTCACTATGATAGTAAGTTCAACCAATTTACAGCTTACAATATTTCCCAAATCAATGAGCTGCTTATTCAAAACGGGTATATTCCTCTTTTAATAGAAAATGTAAAAACGAATAATAACGAGGAAATCACTGAATCTGCTTTCATCATTCAGAATCGTGAAGCATTGCAACAAGCAGAACAGCTTTGTAAGCATTTTAAAACTCAGCAAGCCAATATCTTGGTCGAATCGGTATACCAAAGCGTAGAAGACTCTAATTTGAAAGGTGACATTAGAAATACGTTGCTGGCAAAAACCCATTATCTAAAAGCATTAATTGAATCTGACTTAGAAGCCGGTGTAGATACAAATGCTCTTTTAATTCAAGCCTATAGGTTACATCAGGAAAAAAAAGAATACCGGGAGCGGGCTGCATCAGCATATTACTTAAAAAAAGATGAGCCTAATGCTTATAAAATTTCAGCAAATATCATTAAAGAAGACCCTGAAAATGTTCGGGCGTGGGTCATAATGGCAAGATTAAAGCCCAATTTACAAGTTCCTGATTCCGTTAAAGCTTCACCGATTTTCAAAATCGGTCAAGTGGCTCATCTGGCAAATACCGGGAAAAGAGTCAGTATTGAAAGAATGATGCCTTTATTCTCAGATGAGTTGAATAATCAGCCAATGCCAATAATGATTGATCGTTCCAATATTTATTACTGGAATTATGTTGCACAGACGGCTATGCATCATTGCTTTCAGAAAGAGGGACGTTTCATTCATTTGGAAAAACCTGATCAGTTTAAAAATGACGAATTATTAAAATATGCCTGTAATTTATTCGATCGAATATGTGCAAGTGTTTTTGGTACTGATTTTCAGGAGAATGAAATGTTCAGAGTGGCTCGCTTTGACTATTGTATTTGCCAGTATTATCTAAGTGTGGAGCCCAATGAAGAAAGACAAATCGCTGAAGAAATTTTCAGGTTATTTGTTGGCGATCAAACACTGACCAACGCTCCATTTATGCGACTGCGGACCCCCATTTCTGAATTAATACCGGACCGACTGTGCGAAGTATTAATTATCTGCTTACAACAGCAAAAACCTCAGTTAGTTATTCAAGCTATAGCTAAAATTTCCGATAGCGACCGGCCTGAAATTCAAATGTTATTGGGCAAAGCATATGCGTTGAATAATCAACCTGATAAGACGGTTGATGCTTACAGGCGGTATTTAAATCTGGTAGATGAAACTATTGATCAACTTACAGCCGCTACTTTCCTGGAAGTTATAAAATCCCTGATAATTGCCGGCCAACCTTCGGATGTAATATTAAGTTGGGTTATAGGGGAAAAAACTTTTACACATTCCTATGTCAAATATTTGTTAATAGCATTCTGTCAAAGTAATGATAGTTCTAAACAAGATGTTGTTAAACAGGCCGCTGATAAGGCTAAGCCATACTGGGATGAGTTGATTCCAATGTTAAAGAAAGCACTGGCAGTTATTTATTCCGATATAAAGGAATGGGGTACAACAAAAGTATTATGGAAAGAACTGGTTGGTAATGGCACAGAGGAGTCAGATATACTATTGGTCTATTTGCTTACCTTATATGAAGAACACATTGAATTTACTGAACTGGCAACTTGGTTAGCTTATTGGAGAGAACACTTTTCCCCAAATGTCGGTCTAACTTCTCGAGAAGCAACAATTTATCGAAAATTGAATAACTACTCTAAGTTGGATGAGGTGGCAAACTACGGAATGAATCATTTTCCCGATAATTCCATGTTTTGGTTAGATAGAGTAAGGGCTTTACATCGATTAGGCGATACTGATAACCTACTTCCTCTATTGGATCAGCGCTTATTGACTTTTAAAATACCTCCTGAGATTCGAATGAGTTTAGCCCATGTCTATATCATTCATGGGAAAACTGAAATGGGGCAGGAAGCATGTTACCAAGTACTGAAAGAAAATTGGTCAAACCCTAAGATTAAAATGGCCTATTTTACATTATCGGCCCAGTATAAGGTATTTGCAAATCGACCTTTACCGGAGATAATCCAAGAAGGAATGGTAGTACTGTTAGCCGTAGAAGGTAAGCGTCAAATACTTGAATTGACTTTCGAAACACTATTATATAACCCCATTGCTCAAAAATTAATCGGATTACATATAAACGAATCAATCCAATACGAAGAACCGTTTTCTGATCATCCAATCACCTACACTATTATCCAAATATTTGACAAATACCAAGGTCAATGTGCGATCATTACCGAAGAAATACAGCAGAAACCCCATGGAATGCCAATAAAATCTTTGGCTCTTCCTAAGAGCGAAGATCCGGAAGAACTACTGTCTCTGATGAGTGCGACTTTAGGCCTTCGGGAAACTGAAAGGTATTTTTTTAATTCAGAAGCCAAACGCGACTTTGCTGATTCCAAAATTGGTTTCATTGAATTAGCCCATAGGGTTTTTAGTGGTAATCCTTTGGCAACTTGGGAATATGTAACTTCCAATTACGTTGATGGTTTTCCAATTATACCATTAGTTAATGTTAACAAGCAACAAGCTTTGCCGGAAATTAATCAAGAAACGGAGTTTGTTTTAGACTTTTCTTCACTTCTAACCATATATCATCTTGTAGAAAAAGGAAGACTCTGTTCGTTTAATAAACCATTTATAGTATCACAATATGTGATTGATTATATAGGCTTTGAGTTGGAGCAGGCAATGCATAATCAAGCCAGTGGAATTTCACTAAATTTTCAGGGAGGTAGATATATTCCATATTTTCATCCTGAAGATCTTCAGGAGCGCCAAATTAAGTTTTGGTCCAGTTTACGTGATTGGGTAGGTGATAATTGTAAACCTGATTATGCCTGGGAACGTTTAGGCTGGAAATGGAAAGATGGGAAAGGTGATCCTGACTTACTTTTTTCTGATCAAAAGATGTATATATCAGGTTTCTGGGACTCATTACTTTTAGCTAATCGCCACAATCGGTTGTTGATCACTGATGATTTATTTGTTTTCAATAAATTACCCAACCATTTTGTTATCCCGATTACGACTGAATGGTATTTAAGAGACTACCATACACTAGAATATGACTTCTTATGGGTCGAATTAGTCAGACTTAATATGCGCGGTTTAACAGTAGACGGTAGACAGTTATTTCAAACCTTTTATGAAAATCGCCTGTCTACTTTAGTTACGAATGATTATTTAAAAGCAAGACAAAATTTAGCTCTGCAATATAATCCAACGATACTTAGCCCTTTAGAAGCAATTAGATTTTTAAAAAGCGTGTTTGTTGAGAATCTGCCAATTGATTATAAAAGACAACAAGTGCGGGAGTTATTCCAAGTTATTTTTGCTAATACCGCCCCCCTAACGGAAAAAGTACTTTCATTGCTATTGGAATGTATTAACTATCAGTTTCATTTATTAGGCAATTATGGCGATTTAGTTAAAGAGGAATTTTATTGTTGTTTAAACGGATCATTATCGAGAGAGGGTGGTCTAACTGGTTAA